A genomic window from Yoonia rosea includes:
- a CDS encoding DGQHR domain-containing protein — translation MDDLPQDDSVISLTFDCLRAEQPIGDVFICSVPHEKLRKITYFDVRRVLQDERDVERYLGIQRPLDDRRVKKIEDYVNFFDASFPTGIIVAVDEDYASYDEKSRTLTVSNTKHHEQTPSINISNIARVIDGQHRIAGLANYKGKKFDLPVIFFVGSDISDQAHIFSTVNLEQTKVHKNLVYDLYSLARSRSPQKTCHQIAVALDQDEDGPLYGRIKRLGGATIGRDFEPISQATFVESLMRYISLNPKNDRDKLLRNEKIPLIDGNELRKTPLRNLFIQESDLKIAEAIHSLFAAVRDRWPDAWNDESREGLMLNRTNGFRAIMRLYSVLYEKHGLPGGVVPKAFIDNYLNEIKLDDQDFDTKHFIPGSGGEGRLFRVLSKEETLEEQKAKLDQN, via the coding sequence ATGGATGATCTTCCGCAAGACGACTCAGTGATTAGTTTGACCTTTGATTGCTTGAGAGCCGAACAGCCCATCGGCGATGTATTCATTTGCTCCGTGCCGCATGAAAAACTTCGAAAAATCACCTATTTTGATGTTCGTCGTGTACTGCAAGACGAACGCGACGTTGAGAGGTACTTAGGAATTCAAAGACCTCTTGACGATAGACGAGTAAAGAAAATTGAGGACTACGTGAATTTCTTTGACGCATCTTTCCCTACGGGCATAATCGTGGCCGTAGATGAAGACTATGCTTCATACGATGAGAAAAGCCGGACACTAACCGTGTCGAACACCAAGCACCATGAGCAAACTCCGAGCATAAATATAAGCAACATCGCTCGCGTGATTGACGGTCAACATAGGATAGCGGGACTAGCTAACTACAAGGGAAAGAAATTTGATCTGCCCGTAATCTTTTTCGTTGGGTCTGATATTTCAGATCAAGCTCATATCTTCTCGACCGTAAACCTCGAACAAACTAAGGTTCACAAGAACTTGGTTTATGATCTCTACTCACTCGCCCGATCACGCAGTCCGCAGAAGACCTGTCATCAAATCGCAGTAGCCCTAGATCAAGACGAAGACGGGCCTCTATATGGCAGAATTAAGAGGCTAGGCGGGGCAACAATTGGTCGCGACTTTGAGCCAATCTCGCAAGCTACTTTTGTAGAGTCGTTGATGAGGTATATCTCGCTCAACCCCAAGAATGATCGCGACAAGCTCCTAAGGAATGAGAAGATTCCGTTGATTGATGGTAATGAGTTAAGGAAGACGCCCCTTCGGAATTTATTCATTCAGGAATCTGATTTAAAGATTGCAGAGGCAATTCATTCATTGTTCGCAGCGGTGCGTGATAGATGGCCCGATGCTTGGAACGATGAAAGCCGAGAGGGCCTCATGCTCAACCGCACAAACGGCTTTAGAGCGATAATGAGGCTATACTCGGTGCTTTACGAGAAACACGGCTTACCGGGCGGTGTCGTGCCAAAAGCATTCATCGATAATTACTTAAATGAAATTAAGTTGGACGATCAGGATTTCGATACTAAACACTTTATACCGGGGTCGGGGGGAGAAGGAAGACTGTTCAGGGTTCTGTCAAAGGAAGAAACGTTAGAAGAGCAGAAGGCGAAGCTTGATCAGAACTGA
- a CDS encoding recombinase family protein has translation MKNYVTYRRVSTKDQGKSGLGLAAQDRDIGLYLEGYSDQPYEIAGSFTDIASGTSDDRPELTKAIALAKQVGAELLVAKLDRLSRKVSYISTLMDDKKLALRVASMPQADKFSLHIYAALAEQEREFISIRTKAALKEAKAKGVKLGGLRDKTMKRNEAVQANAKLRAEKVSGLILPLRKAGKSLRDIADELNKAGVQTARGGQWQASQVKRTLERLAS, from the coding sequence ATGAAAAACTACGTTACCTATCGCCGTGTATCGACCAAGGACCAAGGCAAGTCAGGCTTAGGCCTAGCAGCGCAGGACCGAGACATCGGGTTGTATCTGGAGGGTTACTCTGACCAACCCTACGAGATCGCGGGGTCCTTCACCGACATCGCGTCGGGTACATCTGATGATCGACCGGAGTTGACCAAGGCAATCGCTCTTGCAAAGCAGGTTGGCGCTGAGTTGCTGGTTGCTAAGCTGGACCGCCTGTCACGCAAGGTGTCGTACATATCAACGCTGATGGACGATAAGAAGCTGGCCTTGCGGGTCGCCTCAATGCCTCAAGCTGACAAGTTCTCCTTGCACATCTATGCGGCCCTAGCAGAACAGGAGCGTGAGTTCATTTCGATCAGGACCAAGGCTGCGTTGAAGGAAGCAAAGGCGAAAGGCGTGAAGCTGGGTGGCTTGAGAGACAAGACCATGAAGCGCAACGAGGCTGTACAGGCCAACGCCAAGTTGAGGGCTGAAAAGGTGTCAGGGTTGATCCTACCGCTCAGGAAGGCCGGTAAGAGTCTCAGGGACATCGCTGATGAGTTGAACAAGGCAGGTGTCCAGACTGCTCGTGGAGGCCAGTGGCAAGCGTCTCAGGTCAAGCGGACACTCGAAAGGTTGGCGTCATGA